Part of the Cydia fagiglandana chromosome 2, ilCydFagi1.1, whole genome shotgun sequence genome, GAAACTTGGCTGCTGGCGCTCTGTTTAACTTTATTAGTGCTAATCCTGGCTACTGCCGGGACTGTTGTTTATATTAGGAGTCGTCATACGAAGCAAAGGAAAAGTCAAAACTCTACTGGTGAGTAAATAATAACAACAAACATTACTTGTAAAGTTATGTTAGAGCCGATTTCATTAAATGCCTAAAATTAGCTCTACTTCCAGGAAGCGCCATTACTAACGCTCAACAGTGTCTGTTAGGTAAAGAAGCTGTATGGCTTCGAGAAAGACCACTATTTGAAGGCTCAAATGAACCAAGAATAGAGATATTAAACTGTCACCAAAGCTTACTTCATGGTAATAACCGTTAATATTTTACTGATTCTCAAAATGTGCAGTGGATGGCAGGCGCATTctatttaaatcatattttagGTGGCAGATCGACGGGTACTATGACAATGGAAGCTGAATACACTCTGCCACAACAGCAAAATAATATTAGCATGATGCCTCACGAAGAACAAAGGAGAGTCCCACCAGAACCGTACGCATCGAGTGCTATTTACACCGAACTAAACTACCCTGTAAGTACAATAATAGCAATGGATTAAGACccgaattaatttaaattttaaaattgtatttaaaataaacatttaacttGTTACATAGGTTCACACCGACGCAGAAGATTCATGTATGAAATGTGCGGTAAGTCCTGGATCCTATGATAACAGTATGGTCAGGTCATTTGCAGACAGCAATCAATTTTCCAACGAAGAGTGCTCCACATGTTGTCGAAGTAGCAGTTCGACTTTGACTAAGGACTACAGCGAAATGACTAAATGTGGAAATGATGTTGATGAAATGCAAGAAATGTCCACAGATGACTGCCCGTCATGTAAGACACATCATTCTAGATCCTCCAGTCATCATGATGAAAATAAAGAATGGGCTATGGCAGAAGTAGAATATGATTATCCTCAATGGCATTGGCTGGGCAAAGAGAACAGTTTTCATAGCAATGGCGAAGGTCCGAGATACACTACAGAAGCTAGAAACGATCAAAATTGTAGGATGAATCTTTGTGATATCCTTCCTCCACCGCCATATGAAAGGTAATTTATTATGATCATTTAACAAATAGCATTGATAAGCTTTTAATTTAACTTATGGGTATCAAAATTAAATGTTCTGATCGTATATAAAATCCTTGTTTACAGAGAGTCTCCTTATCGAGAAATGCACGCGTTTACCAATCACTCAGGGGCATCAGGTTGTTCAGGACATACGTATCGAAGCTAATTTTggttaagtatttattatacTGTTAACAAAATATCACTAGAAACGTAACTCAAGCAATACTAAGTAATTTATAGAGAAATGTACataataatttgtatgaaatatctGCATATATGGGTTGAAAGCAAGGAGCGAAATGTATGATTTGATTGAAGAAACCACGTCTGCAATAGCAACAAATTTAGTAACCGGTAAAAAAACAGGAGTTGTACCTCACTCATTAttacacatttaaaaataaataagcttgaaatatttaaatgttaacTTAAAGATTCACACAAAATTCCAAAATTGTCAGAAGGAGAACTATAGAGAGTTATTTCTGTTATCATATTAATTGACTGGTTTAAGGAATGTAGTATAAATATGTGAACGTGTTTTCAAAATAGACTGCCATGTGACGTAACGTAGGTATAGTTTTTCATCTCTCTAGTGACTGTGATATAGTATAATTTTGgactttttttgttttgtacatattttaaaatgtttgatattcttATACAATTTTAACATTATCTTATATTTATTGTGTGTAGTGAAATATTATTACCAACGCGAACAATAGCAAATTTAGACGACCATTCATTTTAGACCgcaatttgaaaatattttgtaataaagaTAGAAGCTACTCGTAACTATTATCTTTGCAATTTTATATGCATATTCATTTGATCTTGTACCAAATTAGTTACGTCGTTAACCAACTCGTATTATTAAAACAGTACattataaatttagttttatttcaccATTTTCTATAAGACATCTgatttttcttttcaaaaactaAATGCTCTTTAAATTTTGATAAAAGAAAATacttataggtatttttatggAATTGGTAACCTTAAAGTTGAATTAAAAAAGGTGACCTGCATCTTAACTGCATGTTAGCCGTACGGGAAATAAAAATAGCCATGCAAAATCATACAAGTTGCAGTAGACTACGGTCTTTCTTCTTGGAACTTTACGTAAATATAGTTTGATATGTTTTAATTTCACAAAAACTTCCAtatgacatttgtatgacagTTCCATTAATCCAACAATATTCACAAATTCGTTGGCTGTTCATCCGAAAGCCTCGTAAAAATTACACCCCTAATCAGCTTTTCTCGTAAATAACTAAACACATATTAATGCAGGCTACATTCGCAGGCTGCGTTCGAAGGGGTGTTACCATGGCGACGCGTTCAACCCCAAGTGCACCCTTGTTATTAATACCCGTAATAATTAAACTTGATTGCATTTCACACCAGGTGTTGGATGACGCCTTATCAGTAAGAATTAAGGCCAAGAGGTTAGACGATTAGAATTATTAAGAGTACCTACTATTCCAAATTAAGCAAGTAATTCTAGCATCCAGAGAGGTGGGCTAGCTTAGCCACCAAGTGCCGGTAGAGGGACGTGGCCGCGgtaggcccaaacggagatggcgagaggatctggacagcttcctgaactACCGGCAGGAGGAAGCACCAAAGTCGTGGAagttaaggggagaggcctttgcccagcagtgggacactcaaataggctagaaAATAAAACTAGTATGTTTCAATATATAGTATGCCACGCGCGCAACACAATATAATGTATGTGTGTTATGTACCTACAAGCAATATAAGTTTACAGAAAATGCtacatattaggtacctacctcgaAGTTATTGAACAATTTGTACCATGCAAAATAAATCAAAGGCAGCACTTCCATTACATTTGAATAAAGTGACGTTGGATCAAAAGAAAACGATATTTGACATCATATCAACACAAGAACATGCACTCAGAAAGTCAACAACGCGGCTAATGCATGTTCCCTATCGCCGAAAATCAGAATTCATTTCAGAGCCCTACGTAGAACGTGACTCCTTTCAATCATACCGCGTTTTcagggttttttttatttcctttaTTAATCAACACTCCCCTAGGGCGGTTTTGAGAGAGCCCTCTGTCGGAGTCAAGTGGCGGAGACAACGGAGAAAAATTGCGAGAGATGTAAGAAACGTCATTATTGTGAAAGTTCTTGCGTGTGGTGACAAGGAACAAATGAATGTCGGTCTATGTTTTTGTTTCTTGTGTGTATTTTTGTTTGGTCAAGATGAGTATAATTCCAATGTTGTCATATACGTTTACACGAGACAACCAACAACCAACCACTATTGTAACATATAAAAGCATTAACAGGTTAACCTGTAGGTGCCTACAATTTTGCGgtctttttttagttttatataatttcCGACTAACTTGACAGATATCTGACGATGTGCTGACACCAAGAGAAAAACATGATAGCATTAGcaaaattgttttaatttttaatacccCTATTATGAAATTAGAATGAATTCATATTAAACGCAGTACCAACTGTTATTAtacgtaattaagtaggtacaaccTCTAAAACGTAAAGTCGAACTCGCTTTTGCGATCCTCGTGCGTGCAGTGACAAGAAACAAATGAACGTcgcattgtttttgttttatttgccgCAGTCTCTGGGGGGTAGAAGTGAAAAATTAGGTAAGTAATCCATTTATTAGAATGGTGTTGCGGTGTGGTTGTCTGCAAACTTAGTTGTTGCaggtataattatattactgTAAACTTGAACGTAGAGTTTGGACTGTACGTGGTCTAAATGTTAGTTGAACTATTAAAACGGCAAGCCGGCTTTAACACAAAGTCCAAAAGGTTTTGCCaagtaacttaaaataaaagtgcgATATATATTTGGTATTCTGTTTAGTATACCAgagccattttatttaatgttgAGTACATTATACTTTTATTTTAGATTTGGTATTGTTTATGGTGCTTCTACTCtatactcagaatcacgagctcttttgATTGTCTCCAATAggagaaaaaaaccgggcaagtgcgagtcggactcgcgcacgaagggttccgtaccataatgcaaaaaaaaaacaaaaaaaagcaaaaaaaaacggtcacccatccaagtactgaccactcccgacattgcttaactttggtcaaaaatcacgtttgttgtatgggagccccatttaattctttattttattctgtttttagtaattgttgttatagcggcaacagaaatacatcatctgtgaaaatttcaactgtctagctatcacggttcgtgagatacagcctggtgacagacggacggacggacggacggacagcgaagtcttagtaatagggtcccgttttaccctttgggtacggaaccctaaaaagtgtccTAAGATTTCCATACTTACCTTTTTCGTTGACTTCTATTCCTTTTCCCTATCCGTCTATGAAAAGTGGcaacaaaatgtaaattaaaatCTTGGGACACTGAACACTTTTTCTCTATATTAGGATGGAAAAAGCTCGTGTTTCTAAGTAGAAACAAGATAACAATTaccaaatttaaaatatgtaagtcGGTCAATGTATATCAAATGACTAGGCTTTAATTACTGTCTACCGTCTCATCAAGGCctgttaaatttaaaatgggaCCAAATGCTAATATGTATTTATGGATGCGGCTACAAAGTGACatggtaggtacataattatgtggTGTATAAGGAACCTGGGTGAAAATCCTTTGGCtcaggtaataaataaaacaatatctcACCTTAAGCATGTGTTTGCGTTTGGATCATTTAGTTTGCCGAAGTTGAATTTAGGTCAGGTATTAAGACGCTataattcataatttcatatcaCCTTCAGGAGTTCAATAACCTCGAACTGAATAATTCATATTGTTGCCTAGTCGAAATAATGGTAATTATTACTTACTATGGTGTGTATGATTAATGACATAGTGTAGTTTTGTACaaacataaattaaatagtaagtatacattttattgtTGCTTGTTTTTATTTGAATACAAACGCACTCTATTTGTAACTTTGTTAATTAAAACTGTTTATGCCGTATAtaaaatttgatatttattcagggataatataggtatattttacagcattacagctaagaGCGCCAATGAGCTGTAAAAATAACATGTTATAGTAAAGCTatagtaataaaattatatcatgaatataaacaaaatacGTAATTTCTTGAATTTAGTCTCACTACCTTCACCTAATACTTCAAAAAAACGAATCAATTGAAGCCTTACTTACTGACCTAAACCAGCGCTGAATTTCAAAATTAGATAGATACGAAAGTATCATTTTTATCCACAAACATTTTATAACATTGGTTATAATAATGACATACCAAAGAAATATACTTTAAAATTAGAGGCGAGGGAGGGTGCATGAATTATCCATTATACCGTACGTACCTTCGGCCATAATTCCTGCTCCTTCGTTCCGGGCTCCGTGTATTTATAGCTCTAGATAAGGCCTACAGATGGCGGCTACGGAGTTTTCCTTCCCCTAATACTTGTTGAGTTACGGTTTCCAATTTCCAGTTCTGCACTTCAGGTACGCTCCCCAAAGGATTGTTGGCTATCGACGGATTTCTAGTATTTTATCGTGTCTGGAAGatgttatttttatgaaaaaggtTCACGCGATCGAATATGTTGGGGAAGAAAGGAGTTCCAGAGACGAGTGATCAATCTTGCTAGAATAAACTTGTATTTTATACAGTTCTACACCTTTACCactgtacatattattacattaaaactaaACTTGTTCATGAATTCTACGAGGAAAAAGAAACAACTACCTAACTACTACTAAActttatagtaaaataaatataatttaacacGATTTCTCTTtggtatataattatttaacgtTCGTGTCAAATCCttgaaaaatatatacatacctatattaaaagGATCTAAACAATAATATTAAAGCAATTATTCTAAGTTTGTAGGCATTAGTCACGGGTGAATGAAATCGACACAGAATTATGACATCGGCGTTGGTAGGTAACGTGACGGGCCGGTCACGCGATAGACGCCTGTTTTTTGGTGATTTATAAGACCAAATAAACCATGACTAATACGACTATAATCACGTAATATTCCCCGGACATTTTGTTATCCTTAATTTTGTATTGTCTCGAATTTATTACTCGAATAATAAAGTTTCTCCTTGTTATACTATAGGGCAGGTGTACCTACTTAGGCACGATTTAAGAGGTAGACGAGCTTTGTAATAAAGAcgaaaaaattaaacatatctttgacgtcgacacgtcgactaactgtacttaagtacccaataaaatagttaatacaTAGGCATAGGATATATTTTAGCATACATATCATCAGTTCAGTCCACGAGTTCCTTATGTTTGAAGTTTTAGTAAAGAAAACGCTGGCCATCCttagaatattatttttgacTGACACCCTATTGTCAGCAGTGGTCTAGTAAAAACTTTATAGTTCAAACTTCTTTTCACCAAGGTAAGTCAAGAGTTGGcctgttaaattataataggtacttatattaaaaCCAGAATGTATTTTGTCGAATTTGTTTTgtaatttgatatttaatatacataggtacagagAGATTTAGGGAATAAAAAACTCTTATTACCTACCGCAGCTTTTCATGGTTGTACTAAATCTATAttaattgtaaattttattactCTAGATAGCAAATACACCTGCCATATCTATTAAGATCTGATTTTATCATCAACGGAGCCGCAATTCTAGATATCGTATCTCATATTTGAACTAATTTATCTGTCAAACAAACCAGAAATGTAAATTATTAACTGCCAGCAAGCTTAGTATTTATATAGCTTGAAATGTGGCAGTTTTAGTAACAAGTGCTTTCAAAATTAATCCCAGTAGTAATATGGGTGAGACCCAAAAGTTTTACTTATTTTGGAAACTCATTGGAGTTCGGAAAACCCGTTAACAGATCCCTTGGGCATTGATGGATGGAGGTTCTAGTTCTAATAGCCTCTTAATTTACATTAATCTGGATTTGGAGAACGTTGCATAGATTTCCTTTGTTTTTATTGTGATCCTGTATTTTTAATAAGGCGATCCATGGTTAATCATTTGTCCTTTAATGGCTTTAAGACAACATAGCTGAAATTTTATTACACTAAGAATTCAGGAAGCAGAATCACAAAGTGAACGAATTTTTATATCCTTTTCGCAGGATACTATCATTATCATCACTAATTGACCGAGcgaaaatgctttcgtatgtccagATGCATTTCtctacagggggccgattttatattttaaatctaCTGTGGTGACTGCTGATAGTCATGTCCaatttaaagtttaaaaattataataagcaATAGGGTGGCAGTTTTCGTAAgcaaataactcaaaatgtataACCAGTATTTGCTGTTCTACAACATTGAATTTTCTCGCTGCAATGTATGTGGTCTGTCAGTCTTCTTTATTTAAGTACTAGAGTCTGCTATAGCTAAATCTAGATTTCAACTAGCGGATACCGAATATCGTATTTCCAAATTATTTATGACTTTCTAGGTATCCTACATAAATTGAAATGAAGTACCAATTTCGAGCGGGCAATATATCATCGCGACGCCTTCCTGCGAGATAAAACCCTAATGAATGGTGTTATGCAGCAAGGCGACTATCATATTAATTCATGCAACAATGCAATTTAATACAGGTGACTTAACAAGAAGGTATTCCTTAGGGTTATTAGTGGAAATGTCTGTACGTTTTTTTAGTTTTCCGTAGTCCGTAGTTCCGTAGTCGTATCTATTTGTCTGCGGGTTCGCGCAGTTACATTACTACACAATTTACTTatctactagaaagtaggtagaTATTTGGCGTTAATTGGTtacaatgtttataaatataggAAAAGTGGAAAAACTCACTGTATCGGGCGAGACTCGAACTCGCCACTCCGGGATATCAGTCCGCCGCTCTaccaactgagctaccgagactACCCATTGACAGCAAATATTTGCACAATATCCTTCCTCGTttcctttttttgtaaaatagttaaaacaataaatatataaataattacctacatttttaaaacacCTACGGGAGTGGGGATGCTTTTTTCTTGTCAATTTAATGACGTGGAGtgtcattaggtaggtacatttttgcATTCTGTGGAGTATAAACCGCTTTATGACATATAAGTGCTtgcaaataaatacatagattcaaattatacaaaagtaaaaattgtTACCATTAAGAATCCTGTAGTTGCTACGTGAgtgttgtaaaatatttatacgGACTTCAGGTTTGACTCTTATAGATATAGCCCTGAAGTAACATGAAAATACATAAAGatcaatatttatgataattaaCGTCTCGGATTTGTTCCGAGACGTGCTAAAACTGCACTTATCTGGTTGATATTTTCAAGTAAATTACAAATAGGCCGGCGGCGTCAGTGCCTTCCCTTGCCGTGTGGCGTGTTATCGTCGAGGGGATCTCAAATCGCGAACGTACGTACTTGGAGTTTCTACGATTCGTCGGAGTTAGACAAGAAAAGAACTACAGACTAAAATTATAACATAAGCAGTTGTAATCACCGACTAACGGTAGGTGATTGATTTATTGTACATCgtgaaatttaattaaaattgttaaaatgcCTCTTTAGATCAGGAAAACCATATATTATATGACTATTTACTTCACGCGTAATCAAAGCAGAATCTAGACTTGTAGTGACACTGCAATCAGAGTTCTGTAGCCTAATACAGAACAGGATTGGAGGTGTAACGTTAAGTTTAACGACATGTTGCGGCCTCTATCCTATTCCGCTGAACGGACCCATTAGCAATTTcggtttctttgtttttatcgaATGGCAAAATATTTACTAATTTTATGCATTGGGTATGCTTGGATTTGCTTTAATTTTGACATTTTTGACTGTTTATGTTTTAAACAGTTGTTGGTGCGCCGACCATAAAAATGGCAACATCATCTTAAGCTATTGAGATCTCCATTTAGAAATTTGAAGAGGGCATTTGTACCTAAAACATCGTAGGTGTAACATATTTTGACCTATGTTTGTTATTTCGCGGATATTTCAAAGACTGTGCCATGCGTGCAGAATATACATACTAATAGTAATTTCAAAATTGATGGCAGTCAAGGCTAACTTTCAAGCAGAAGTTGTCAAAATTTTCAATTTACCTTCTACATCTACACTGTAGAGTagcaaatttaaaataaaatcaaacagGAATCCAATCATCTTCATCTGTGGCACACTTCACCAGCGTACATAGTATGTACAAGATGCAGTCGGAAACTATTTTTTCGGTTAAGTTCCCCCGTCGTCGGAGCTCGACCCCTTCACAACGATAACGTCGTTAGTGACGCTTTATGTGACTTCTGAAGCGACAGTTAGATTTAAGTGTTATGTTTATGCCTCGATCAgatcaaaatacaaatacttttttattatCCGCTGACGTCTCCGTGACGCGCCGTCGATCCGGGCCAGATCGCAGAGTCTTTGGATAACAGCTGACGACCATAACATTCGTTGTGAAGATTCTGAGGGCCTACcccaaaaaaaactaaaatcggaatttcgttatttgcctctctatccctcgaatatgcaagagtgacagagaggcagataTCGAAATTTGGAGTACGCCCTATGATGTTTGGAAGAAGCCTGGATAATTGACGTGTTTTGACCATGTGACCGGATCAAGATGTTGTAACAACACTGAAAGAATTCTCTTTACTAAAAGTATTTACGTAACGAAcagtgtaccccttacatttcatttaaGTGTCAAAAGGGACTCTACGTGTTGTCTTCgtctccgcgcacgcctcccaaaggtccggaataCCATTGTTCCGTAAAACATACAAAAAAGTAAAGATTATATCGtggtaaactatttatttattttatgtttaactttctttgttgttatttacttgtgtatgttatagtttatcacgaataaatgagatgatttgatttgatttgattataattaaaatttgatAATTTATGGTGAGTGAAAGTGAGCTTGaattaaaaagaaatatttgttACAAAGAGGCATAAAAAGCGCAAAATAACGTAGAAAATTGTAAAAGCTTTCTCTTTTTGTGTTAAATTGTAAACCACCTTCCGAGagcaaagaaataaaaaatcaaATGCGACCGCTTTCCTCAATTGCCAGTCTgtttgttttgttatgtttgtttGAGGCAAGCCAACTGTTAGCACAAAGATCTTTCGAATGCGCAGCTAACGGGTGGTCTCTATCATACATAAAGCAAACACtgcataatatattttattatatcgaAAATAAACATTAATCTTGACATCGCTATATGCACTTAAAATTGTTTTGAAATGTCGTCATAAGCGGCAGTTGAGAGAATTGGTAagtaattgttattttatattaaaagctTGGCAAAGCtctaaatataggtacatattataataacgAGACTTATGAATTTGTTTTTTTACTTGCACAAATTGATTAGTGGTGGGACACATGAAAACTAGAACTTATAAACAAATTGAACTTTCATTTCTAAAGGCAAATAAAATGGATTATCGTGTATTATTACACTTAGGTAGTTTTTTGTCCGGACTGACCTAAAAAGCGCTgctaaaataggtaggtacttaaagttCTGAAatgaagtaggtatatttagtaggtagtatgtataagtaggtaggctattttttttataaaaacagaTAAATGGATCATGATTCCCATATCCATGGGAAATTGTGTGTAAGATTTGATCATTTACTAGTTATTACTAGtacttaactaaataaaatgtattctCTTTCTTTCtaattacctataataaaacaCTTATTTGTTTTCTTTAATATCTATGACGTTATTTCCAAACAGTTACGTCCAAACAGTTTGGGAAAGCTTTCTTACTTGATACTCCTTGAAGTTTGAGTTTATTAAAACACGGTGACGCTCACGACGGACATGTGGCGTGAAATGAAATCCCAACGAGTTTCAAATAAACATTTATATACGAATATTTGATTACCTATCTATTTTACAAATACTTTTACGGGTAATGGTGCGTGTACACTGTTTGATGTTACGTgtgctaccaccagtttgacactgacataatatactcgtatactCTAGCGTGTGCTTTCTTCTCGCTCGTACTAGCatataagtgagagcgagatgtatagaaagtaagttatgCAGACGTTATCGAATATAtcagtttgacactgctaaggcagtcgtggtaaggctaAAGGTCTATAGGAAAATATAGTAATACAATAAAACTACAACTTGTTTCGGATTGATTGCCATGGTTCAATTGATTACTATGAGATATTGAAcggtaaattattaattattatacggTCTGATCTTCCGAGGACGTATGGTATTGTTGCTTGGATCTAGTCTGATCTTCAGAAGAATGACTGTATTGATGCTTGGAATGTTCTTTATGATCATGTCGGTGGTGACTGTTGTGTCGGTGGTGACGGTTGTGGTTTTTGTGGTGGTGCCTGATGTGCTTAACTTTGGATGGATCGTACCAGAACATTTGGTTGTATCCTGGAGGTTCTGTAGGATACGTCGGTCCATTTACAACTGAAGGTGTTGGCGTTGTTGGTAAGTACCAACGTGTTTCCATAGCTTCACAATCGGCCAAAAGCTGTTCAAACTTTTGTATTTCGGGTATGTAAGACTTCAATTTATTGACATCACTTTTAAATTGCAGAATAGACGAGTGCATATATTCCATATTATGCCGTATTTCTGAAAGTACATAATGCTATGGTATTAAGTGTTATATTGCAAAAGTtttttctaagattttttttttataaatttagtagtatgtattttatttatataatactcTGAAtggttaggtatattttatttcatcatcattatcatctcagccataagacgtccactgctgaacataggcctcccccttatatatatttacatatatattttattttatcaacattTAAGCCAGTAGGTACGCACACATCCAATTTCCATGTCC contains:
- the LOC134671905 gene encoding uncharacterized protein LOC134671905, with the translated sequence MRARALGFFSIIIIVNNVNAGGDAESSIRFKRNRRLGYVGIPTKHRLALRSVEDEIRHNMEYMHSSILQFKSDVNKLKSYIPEIQKFEQLLADCEAMETRWYLPTTPTPSVVNGPTYPTEPPGYNQMFWYDPSKVKHIRHHHKNHNRHHRHNSHHRHDHKEHSKHQYSHSSEDQTRSKQQYHTSSEDQTV